One window from the genome of Indicator indicator isolate 239-I01 chromosome 6, UM_Iind_1.1, whole genome shotgun sequence encodes:
- the FAM8A1 gene encoding protein FAM8A1, protein MPLRLRRSDLLPGSGHEGRGPGPRAATASLREGIAVSRAASGDPRLQEEPAGTGTLVFVLKTKLRAHSAESAAGSPLRRADSTANKARRERAPPWQTASPPQRSAIPIHHGGKKLVPCHTGRSEFAGECGRGEASSQHRRTERRRPVSQRMEEMPEPGAGRAGAGAAAMAEGDSEKSDSLARGEAAAASPPCSPPAAAVGEGGGAKPLSASEYARRVHQWLWDSYCGYLSWQSCLPALLAASAAPAYANGPPRVAAPPPGVAAAAAYYSPFYLFAPAPTPTATAGPGPRAAASAATPAWPGAAGRLAPLPRTASSSPAGTSGSGAPRETGRPAGREFMIPSLAHRFIAEMVDFFILFFIKAAIVLSIMHLSGIKDISKFAMHYIIEEIDEDTSMEDLQKMMVVALIYRLLVCFYEIICIWGAGGATPGKFLLGLRVVTCDTSVLIAPSRVLVIPSSNVSMTTSTIRALIKNFSIASFFPAFITLLFFQHNRTAYDIAAGTIVVRRNGVR, encoded by the exons ATGCC GCTTCGGCTGAGAAGGAGCGACTTGCTGCCAGGGAGCGGCCACGAGGGGCGCGGGCCTGGGCCTAGGGCTGCTACCGCTTCCCTCCGTGAGGGGATAGCAGTCTCCCGCGCTGCCTCCGGGGACCCGCGACTGCAGGAGGAACCGGCGGGGACCGGGACGCTCGTGTTTGTACTAAAGACAAAACTACGCGCCCACTCCGCGGAGTCAGCTGCCGGGAGCCCTCTTAGGAGAGCGGACAGCACGGCGAACAAGGCGCGGAGAGAGCGAGCTCCGCCCTGGCAGACCGCGTCCCCGCCTCAGCGCTCGGCGATACCAATTCACCATGGGGGGAAGAAGCTGGTTCCCTGTCACACTGGCAGAAGCGAGTTTGCCGGAGAGTG TGGGAGAGGCGAGGCGTCTTCTCAGCACAGGCGCACTGAGCGCAGACGACCAGTGTCACAGCGTATGGAGGAGATGCCGGAGCCGGGCGCGGGCCGGGCCGGCGCTGGGGCGGCAGCGATGGCGGAGGGCGATAGCGAGAAGAGCGACAGCCTCGCTAGAGGGGAGGCCGCGGCGGCGTCACCGCCCTGCTCCCCTCCGGCGGCCGCTGTGGGTGAGGGCGGCGGGGCGAAGCCCCTGAGCGCCTCGGAGTACGCGCGGCGGGTACATCAGTGGCTCTGGGACTCGTACTGCGGGTAtctcagctggcagagctgccttcccGCCCTCCTCGCCGCCTCCGCCGCGCCCGCCTACGCCAACGGCCCCCCTCGTGTCGCCGCGCCGCCGCCGGGGGTGGCCGCCGCCGCTGCTTACTACAGCCCGTTCTACCTCTTCGCTCCGGCGCCGACCCCTACGGCCACCGCCGGGCCGGGGCCCCGCGCCGCAGCCTCCGCCGCCACCCCCGCTTGGCCGGGAGCGGCGGGAAGGTTGGCCCCTCTGCCCAGAACGGCCTCCAGCAGTCCCGCCGGCACCAGCGGCAGCGGCGCCCCCAGGGAGACGGGGCGGCCGGCAG GTCGGGAGTTCATGATCCCTTCACTGGCACACAGGTTCATAGCAGAGatggtggatttttttattcttttctttataAAGGCAGCCATTGTTTTAAGTATTATGCACCTCAGTGGAATAAA GGACATCTCTAAATTTGCCATGCATTACATCATAGAAGAAATTGATGAAGATACATCCATGGAAGATTTGCAGAAAATGATGGTAGTAGCTCTCATCTACAGGTTGTTAGTCTGCTTCTATGAG ataaTCTGTATCTGGGGTGCAGGAGGAGCAACCCCAGGGAAATTTCTGCTTGGACTGCGTGTTGTGACGTGTGATACGTCAGTGCTTATTGCGCCCAGCCGTGTGTTAGTCATTCCATCCTCCAATGTCAGCATGACAAC GTCCACAATACGAGCTTTGATCAAGAATTTTTCTATTGCTTCATTTTTTCCTGCATTCATTACACTGCTGTTTTTCCAGCATAACAGAACAGCCTATGACATTGCAGCAGGGACTATTGTGGTGAGAAGAAACGGAGTCAGATGA